Proteins encoded within one genomic window of Kibdelosporangium phytohabitans:
- a CDS encoding DUF4383 domain-containing protein, whose translation MPARTMIRLSTAGIGFFFVILAFFGFASISDETVVGGGLRGGNDTDLLWSLFSVNTVLNFIHLLFGSLTVMSGLVIDRTRMLVWTMCGAFGVLLVYDIVLLAFRTGTDPLAINQADTWLHAIAAVLLAVLAVMAAKEDRTRRSASSASSPGRQDNRP comes from the coding sequence ATGCCTGCTCGCACGATGATCCGGCTGTCCACCGCGGGGATCGGGTTTTTCTTCGTCATACTCGCGTTCTTCGGCTTCGCGTCGATCAGCGACGAAACAGTCGTCGGTGGCGGCCTGCGCGGTGGTAACGACACCGACCTGCTGTGGTCGTTGTTCAGCGTCAACACCGTGCTGAACTTCATCCACCTGCTGTTCGGTTCGCTGACGGTCATGTCCGGACTGGTGATCGACCGGACGAGGATGCTGGTGTGGACGATGTGCGGCGCGTTCGGCGTGCTGCTGGTCTACGACATCGTCCTGCTGGCCTTCCGAACCGGTACGGATCCGTTGGCGATCAACCAGGCGGACACCTGGTTGCACGCCATCGCGGCGGTGTTGCTCGCGGTGCTGGCCGTCATGGCGGCCAAGGAAGATCGCACGCGCCGTTCGGCCTCGTCCGCGAGTTCGCCCGGCCGTCAGGACAATCGACCATAG
- a CDS encoding SRPBCC family protein has product MGNFEATVTVDVGEAALYDYLSDVGNLPRYFARMTSATPGEGEEVHTAAQLPGGQQVEGNAWFQTDSSARRIEWGSEGPNSYHGSLEVADAAGAAEVRMRLHTTRVPDDDSEVRQGIDDTLANIKRLAEQQLS; this is encoded by the coding sequence GTGGGAAACTTTGAGGCAACCGTGACCGTCGACGTCGGCGAAGCCGCGTTGTACGACTACCTGTCCGACGTCGGGAACCTCCCCCGGTACTTCGCGCGAATGACCTCGGCGACACCGGGTGAGGGCGAGGAAGTCCACACCGCGGCGCAACTGCCCGGCGGTCAGCAGGTCGAAGGGAACGCCTGGTTCCAGACCGACTCCTCCGCCCGGCGCATCGAATGGGGCTCCGAGGGGCCCAATTCCTACCACGGCTCACTCGAGGTCGCGGATGCCGCGGGCGCGGCCGAAGTCCGGATGCGGCTGCACACCACTCGCGTCCCCGACGACGACAGCGAAGTGCGGCAGGGAATCGACGACACCCTGGCCAACATCAAACGGCTCGCCGAGCAACAACTCAGTTGA
- a CDS encoding WhiB family transcriptional regulator: MVSVSRLPAPVSASWEWQMRAACRGLDSTVFFRPERERGLAAEERDSIAKTICCACPVIEACRRHALTVREPYGVWGGLTAAERKELLLELKKGAVSWETLRQP; the protein is encoded by the coding sequence GTGGTCAGCGTGAGTCGACTACCAGCTCCGGTCTCCGCCTCGTGGGAGTGGCAGATGCGCGCCGCCTGCCGCGGCCTCGACAGCACGGTGTTCTTCCGCCCGGAACGCGAACGCGGCCTCGCCGCGGAAGAACGCGACAGCATCGCCAAGACCATCTGCTGTGCGTGCCCAGTGATCGAGGCGTGCCGCCGTCACGCGCTGACCGTGCGCGAGCCTTACGGCGTGTGGGGTGGCCTGACCGCCGCCGAGCGGAAGGAACTCCTGCTCGAACTGAAGAAAGGAGCAGTGTCGTGGGAAACTTTGAGGCAACCGTGA
- a CDS encoding AfsR/SARP family transcriptional regulator, translating into MTDVCTQPRIRLLGGFRLDCAHHPVHVAPGVRRFLALLALQEIPIERSAAAAVLWPETTARRAAACLRSTLWRLVKPAELLVESSEDMLALSSCVEVDFRHARRLVAAATPGRLPDDSAVALLQADLLPGWGHDWVRTEQDWWRQARLRALEALSRRLWSSGDRDQACLAAMAAVRADPLRESAHRTLVELHIADGNPAAAVRQYTAYRVRLRDELGLEPSPQFHELVHPMLTGASAPGTARNATHHPRRMSHKR; encoded by the coding sequence ATGACAGACGTCTGTACGCAGCCGCGGATCCGCCTGCTGGGCGGTTTCCGCCTCGACTGCGCGCACCACCCCGTGCACGTCGCGCCGGGGGTACGCAGATTCCTGGCCCTGCTGGCGCTTCAGGAGATACCGATCGAACGCAGTGCGGCGGCCGCGGTGCTGTGGCCGGAGACGACCGCCCGCCGCGCGGCGGCGTGCCTGCGTTCCACCTTGTGGCGCCTGGTCAAACCGGCTGAGCTGCTGGTCGAGTCCAGCGAGGACATGTTGGCGCTCAGTTCGTGTGTCGAGGTCGACTTCCGGCACGCGCGGAGGCTCGTCGCCGCCGCCACGCCTGGGCGGTTACCGGACGACAGCGCTGTCGCGCTGTTGCAAGCCGATCTGCTGCCTGGCTGGGGCCATGACTGGGTGCGGACGGAACAGGACTGGTGGCGGCAGGCCCGGCTGCGCGCGCTGGAGGCGCTCAGCCGGCGGTTGTGGTCGTCCGGTGACCGGGACCAGGCCTGTTTGGCGGCCATGGCGGCCGTGCGGGCCGACCCGTTGCGGGAGAGCGCCCACCGGACCTTGGTCGAACTGCACATCGCCGACGGCAATCCAGCCGCCGCGGTGCGCCAGTACACGGCGTACCGCGTCCGTTTGCGCGACGAGCTCGGGCTCGAGCCATCGCCGCAATTCCACGAACTCGTCCACCCGATGCTCACGGGCGCGTCCGCACCAGGGACCGCGCGAAACGCGACGCATCATCCCCGCCGCATGTCGCACAAGCGCTGA
- a CDS encoding manganese catalase family protein produces MFLHTSKLQFEAKPDRPDALYARKLQELIGGTWGEMTVTMQYLFQGWNCRMEGKYKDLIMDVATEEIGHVEMLSTMVARLLEGAPADTTASMVDKDPVVAAIIGGMDPQQAIVSGGGPTLADSNGVPWNGRYIVASGNLMADFRANVAAEAQGRLQTARLYNMTDDQGVRDMLRFNLARDTAHQNMWLAAIEELQEDGLEGPISPSALFDEEHSEHAGTIWHTSDGTEGPKGRWASGPTPDGMHEFSYLMEPVALGDKASAPKPDPLLYATSPANLGLIEKAIRKLT; encoded by the coding sequence ATGTTCCTGCACACCAGCAAACTGCAGTTCGAGGCGAAACCGGACCGGCCGGACGCCCTCTACGCCCGCAAGCTCCAGGAGCTCATCGGTGGCACGTGGGGCGAGATGACCGTGACGATGCAGTACCTGTTCCAGGGCTGGAACTGCCGGATGGAGGGCAAGTACAAGGACCTGATCATGGACGTGGCCACCGAGGAGATCGGGCACGTCGAGATGCTGTCCACCATGGTCGCCCGGCTGCTGGAGGGCGCGCCCGCCGACACCACGGCCTCGATGGTCGACAAGGACCCCGTGGTCGCAGCCATCATCGGTGGGATGGATCCGCAGCAGGCGATCGTCAGCGGCGGTGGGCCCACTCTCGCCGACAGCAACGGCGTGCCGTGGAACGGCCGCTACATCGTGGCCAGTGGCAACCTGATGGCGGATTTCCGGGCGAACGTGGCCGCTGAGGCACAAGGGCGGTTGCAGACCGCGCGGCTGTACAACATGACCGACGACCAGGGCGTGCGGGACATGCTGAGGTTCAACCTCGCCAGGGACACCGCGCACCAGAACATGTGGCTGGCGGCGATCGAGGAACTCCAGGAGGACGGCCTGGAAGGGCCGATCAGCCCCAGTGCGTTGTTCGACGAGGAACACTCCGAGCACGCGGGCACGATCTGGCACACCTCCGACGGCACGGAAGGTCCCAAGGGCAGGTGGGCCAGCGGCCCGACACCCGACGGGATGCACGAGTTCTCGTACCTCATGGAACCGGTGGCGCTGGGAGACAAGGCGTCCGCGCCGAAGCCCGATCCGTTGCTGTACGCGACCAGCCCGGCGAATCTCGGGCTGATCGAGAAGGCGATCAGGAAACTCACCTGA
- the tal gene encoding transaldolase, translating into MTDTSVLDPLGALSAAGVSIWLDDLSRELLASGRLAELVADRHVVGVTTNPTIFASAVAEGDRYTEQLSLLFDAGVSVDDAIFAITTADVRAGCQTLRDVHDATGGVDGRVSIEVDPRLAQDTAATVDQARVLWEGVNHPNLFIKIPATRAGLPAITTAISEGISVNVTLIFALDRYREVMDAYLTGLEHAAAAGLDLSAIHSVASFFVSRVDTEIDARLTAIGTPDALAAKGKAAVANARLAYQAYEEVIAQPRWARLASAGAHAQRPLWASTGVKDPAYPDTMYVTELIAPGTVNTMPGATLAAFADHGRVTEDAVRGGYRAARAHLHTLDQLGIDYQDVTETLEREGLAKFEKSWDELSRTVNRELHAASR; encoded by the coding sequence GTGACTGACACATCCGTCCTCGACCCACTCGGTGCGCTGTCCGCCGCCGGCGTGTCGATCTGGCTCGACGACCTCTCCCGTGAACTGCTCGCCAGTGGCCGGCTGGCCGAACTGGTCGCCGACCGGCACGTCGTCGGGGTCACCACCAATCCCACGATCTTCGCCTCGGCCGTGGCCGAGGGTGATCGGTACACCGAGCAGTTGAGCCTGCTCTTCGACGCAGGCGTGAGCGTCGACGACGCGATCTTCGCCATCACCACCGCCGACGTGCGCGCGGGCTGTCAAACGCTGCGCGACGTCCACGACGCCACCGGCGGCGTGGACGGCCGAGTCTCGATCGAGGTCGACCCCCGTCTCGCCCAGGACACCGCCGCCACCGTGGACCAGGCCAGGGTCCTGTGGGAAGGGGTGAACCACCCGAACCTGTTCATCAAGATCCCGGCCACCCGGGCGGGGCTGCCGGCGATCACCACGGCGATCAGCGAGGGCATCAGCGTGAACGTGACGTTGATCTTCGCGCTGGACCGCTACCGCGAGGTCATGGACGCCTACCTGACCGGGCTGGAACACGCCGCGGCGGCCGGGCTGGACCTGTCGGCCATCCATTCTGTCGCGTCGTTCTTCGTCTCCCGCGTCGACACCGAGATCGACGCCCGCCTCACCGCGATCGGAACCCCCGACGCGCTCGCCGCCAAGGGCAAGGCAGCAGTGGCCAACGCGCGCCTGGCCTACCAGGCGTACGAGGAAGTCATCGCGCAACCACGCTGGGCGCGGCTGGCGAGTGCCGGGGCACACGCTCAACGACCGCTGTGGGCATCCACCGGTGTCAAGGACCCCGCCTATCCCGACACCATGTACGTGACCGAACTGATCGCACCGGGAACGGTGAACACCATGCCCGGCGCCACCCTCGCCGCGTTCGCCGATCACGGGCGCGTCACCGAGGACGCCGTGCGGGGTGGCTACCGCGCGGCCCGTGCCCACCTCCACACCCTCGACCAGCTCGGCATCGACTACCAGGACGTCACCGAGACCCTCGAACGCGAAGGCCTCGCCAAGTTCGAGAAGAGCTGGGACGAGCTCAGCCGCACTGTGAACCGGGAACTGCACGCCGCGAGCCGCTGA
- the tkt gene encoding transketolase yields MNQPVKVVTDNTDNTESRDPALALPVAERAGWDMLDVRAVDTARLLAADAVQKVGNGHPGTAMSLAPLAYLLFQQVMRHDPVDDQWLGRDRFVLSCGHSSLTLYIQLYLSGYGLDLADLRALRTWDSATPGHPEYRHTRGVEITTGPLGQGLASAVGMALAARRERGLLDPDTPPGRSPFDHHVYVIASDGDLMEGVTAEASSLAGHQELGNLVVFYDSNHISIEDDTDIAFSEDVAARYAAYGWQVQTVDWTRTGRYVEDVDALLDAVDAAKAATDRPSLILLRTIIGWPAPTKQGTGAAHGAALGDEEIAATKRSLGFDPGRDFAVGEQVLAHARRVAARGRAAHEQWQPVYQAWRTANPDRAELLDRLRAQRLPDGWTDAVPVFPADPKGMATRTASGQVLTALAPILPELWGGSADLAGSNNTTMDGEPSFVPAARQTRQWHGGPYGRTLHFGVREHAMGAILNGIALQSLTRPYGGTFLIFSDYMRPAVRLAALMQLPAIYVWTHDSIGLGEDGPTHQPVEHLAALRAIPGLDVVRPADANETAVCWRTILEHRDRPAGLVLTRQALPVLERGPGGHSSADGAARGGYVLAEGHGENDSTAPDVILVATGSEVPIALDAREILREEGVHARVVSMPCREWFAAQELSYQDRVLPPPVRARVSVEAAIGQGWRDVVGDAGRVVSLEHFGASADYRRLYREFGITADAVATAARDTIRDAAGPVRPGGHQQTAAPTTGGTGDRPA; encoded by the coding sequence ATGAACCAGCCCGTCAAGGTCGTCACCGACAACACCGACAACACCGAGAGCCGCGACCCGGCGCTGGCGCTTCCCGTGGCCGAGCGCGCGGGATGGGACATGCTGGATGTCCGGGCTGTGGACACAGCGCGGTTGCTCGCCGCGGACGCGGTGCAGAAGGTGGGCAACGGTCATCCCGGCACCGCGATGAGTCTCGCGCCACTGGCGTATTTGTTGTTCCAGCAGGTGATGCGGCACGACCCGGTGGATGACCAGTGGCTCGGCCGGGACCGGTTCGTGCTGTCGTGCGGACATTCGAGCCTGACCCTCTACATCCAGCTCTACCTCAGCGGGTACGGCCTGGACCTGGCCGACCTGCGGGCGTTGCGCACGTGGGATTCGGCCACACCCGGTCATCCCGAGTACCGGCACACCCGCGGCGTGGAGATCACCACCGGCCCGCTGGGGCAGGGATTGGCCAGCGCGGTGGGAATGGCGTTGGCGGCCCGGCGTGAACGAGGCCTGCTCGACCCGGACACGCCGCCGGGGCGGAGCCCATTCGACCACCACGTCTACGTGATCGCGTCGGACGGCGACCTGATGGAAGGCGTCACCGCCGAGGCCAGTTCGCTGGCCGGTCACCAGGAACTGGGCAACCTGGTGGTCTTCTACGACTCCAACCACATCTCCATCGAGGACGACACGGACATCGCCTTCAGCGAGGACGTCGCCGCCCGGTACGCCGCCTACGGCTGGCAGGTGCAGACCGTGGACTGGACCAGGACAGGCAGGTACGTGGAGGACGTCGACGCGCTGCTGGACGCGGTCGACGCCGCCAAAGCGGCAACGGACCGGCCCTCGTTGATCCTGTTGCGCACGATCATCGGCTGGCCCGCACCGACCAAGCAGGGAACCGGCGCGGCGCACGGCGCCGCGCTTGGTGACGAGGAGATCGCCGCCACCAAGAGATCGCTCGGCTTCGATCCCGGTCGTGATTTCGCTGTCGGGGAACAGGTACTGGCGCACGCCCGTCGGGTCGCGGCCCGGGGCAGGGCCGCGCACGAACAGTGGCAGCCGGTCTACCAAGCCTGGCGGACGGCGAACCCGGACCGTGCTGAGTTGCTGGACCGGTTGCGGGCCCAGCGGTTGCCCGACGGATGGACTGACGCCGTGCCCGTGTTCCCGGCTGATCCCAAGGGAATGGCCACGCGCACGGCATCCGGGCAGGTGCTGACCGCGCTGGCGCCGATCCTGCCCGAGCTGTGGGGTGGTTCGGCCGATCTGGCCGGCAGCAACAACACCACGATGGACGGCGAGCCGTCGTTCGTCCCCGCTGCTCGGCAGACCAGGCAGTGGCACGGCGGCCCCTACGGGCGCACCCTGCATTTCGGCGTTCGGGAGCACGCCATGGGAGCGATCCTCAACGGCATCGCGCTGCAGAGCCTGACCCGGCCGTACGGGGGGACATTCCTGATCTTCAGCGACTACATGCGCCCCGCGGTTCGCCTCGCCGCGCTCATGCAGCTGCCCGCCATCTACGTGTGGACTCACGACTCGATCGGCCTCGGCGAGGACGGGCCGACCCACCAGCCGGTGGAGCACCTGGCCGCGCTGCGCGCGATTCCCGGTCTGGACGTCGTCCGCCCAGCCGATGCGAACGAGACAGCGGTGTGTTGGCGGACCATCCTGGAGCACCGGGACCGGCCTGCCGGTTTGGTGCTGACCCGGCAGGCCCTTCCCGTGCTGGAGCGCGGGCCGGGCGGTCACTCCTCAGCCGATGGCGCCGCGCGTGGTGGCTACGTGCTGGCAGAGGGCCACGGGGAGAACGACAGCACGGCACCGGACGTCATCCTGGTCGCCACCGGTTCGGAAGTGCCGATCGCGCTGGACGCCAGGGAAATCCTCCGCGAGGAGGGTGTGCACGCGCGTGTGGTGTCCATGCCCTGCCGTGAGTGGTTCGCCGCGCAGGAACTGTCCTACCAGGACCGAGTACTTCCGCCGCCGGTGCGGGCCAGGGTCAGCGTCGAAGCCGCGATCGGTCAGGGCTGGCGAGACGTCGTCGGCGACGCGGGACGCGTCGTCAGCCTGGAACACTTCGGCGCCTCGGCGGACTACCGACGTCTCTACCGCGAGTTCGGCATCACCGCGGACGCGGTGGCGACCGCCGCCCGCGACACCATCCGCGACGCCGCCGGGCCTGTCCGTCCCGGCGGCCACCAGCAGACCGCGGCTCCCACGACTGGTGGCACCGGGGATCGCCCGGCGTGA
- a CDS encoding SRPBCC family protein, producing MITVSREVAASPEDVFAVLADGWSYAGWVVGNSHVRDVDPGWPEVGTRIHHSAGAWPFQIQDATEVVSVEPGRFLELDARLWVLGAATIRFTLTPYGTGFGTEVLMEEEAVRGPGGLIPAAVQAVVLRPRNVESLARLADLAVGRRASLFHADGMPNR from the coding sequence ATGATCACGGTGAGTCGCGAGGTGGCGGCCAGCCCGGAGGATGTCTTCGCCGTACTGGCGGACGGTTGGTCCTACGCAGGCTGGGTCGTCGGCAACTCGCACGTCCGGGACGTCGATCCGGGCTGGCCGGAGGTCGGCACGCGGATCCACCACAGTGCGGGGGCGTGGCCGTTCCAGATCCAGGACGCCACCGAGGTCGTCTCCGTCGAGCCCGGGCGCTTCCTGGAGCTGGACGCCCGGCTGTGGGTGCTCGGCGCGGCGACCATCCGGTTCACGCTGACGCCGTACGGCACCGGATTCGGCACCGAGGTGCTGATGGAGGAAGAGGCCGTGCGAGGACCCGGCGGCCTGATCCCGGCAGCGGTGCAGGCAGTGGTGCTCCGGCCTCGCAACGTGGAGTCGCTTGCTCGTCTGGCAGACCTCGCGGTCGGCCGCCGGGCGAGCCTGTTCCACGCAGATGGGATGCCGAACCGATGA
- a CDS encoding DUF5994 family protein, producing the protein MTSGRHTDLAAQTTKDSPVRPLRLRLKPKAPPTGYVDGAWWPHSHELADELTALATVLSIRLGPVTRVAFAAAAWNPVSEEPGRTIRLAALRSQEKHIVRVSGAEGRQLTLLVVPPETSAEAGHDAIMLAARRANSDQPADILAAAGVVPAAAQNTRHRSLRPRMRTRHPQG; encoded by the coding sequence ATGACGTCGGGCAGACACACTGACCTCGCCGCACAGACCACAAAGGACTCACCGGTCCGGCCGCTGCGGTTGAGGCTCAAGCCGAAAGCACCTCCGACGGGATACGTCGACGGTGCCTGGTGGCCGCATTCACACGAACTCGCCGACGAGCTGACGGCGCTGGCCACCGTGCTCTCCATCCGGCTCGGCCCGGTCACCAGGGTGGCGTTCGCCGCCGCGGCGTGGAACCCGGTCAGCGAGGAGCCGGGCCGGACGATTCGGCTGGCGGCGCTCCGGTCGCAGGAAAAGCACATCGTCCGGGTGTCCGGAGCGGAGGGACGGCAGCTGACGCTGCTCGTCGTACCGCCGGAGACCTCCGCCGAAGCCGGTCACGACGCCATCATGCTGGCGGCCCGGCGCGCCAACTCGGACCAGCCGGCCGACATCCTCGCCGCGGCGGGCGTGGTTCCCGCCGCCGCGCAGAACACCAGGCACCGCTCGTTGCGCCCCCGGATGCGCACCCGGCATCCACAAGGCTGA